In Temnothorax longispinosus isolate EJ_2023e chromosome 2, Tlon_JGU_v1, whole genome shotgun sequence, one DNA window encodes the following:
- the Scrib gene encoding protein lap4 isoform X4: MFRCIPIFKGCNRQVEYVDKRHCSLPCVPDDILRYSRSLEELLLDANHIRDLPKNFFRLQRLRKLGLSDNEIHRLPPDIQNFENLVELDVSRNDIPDIPENIKNLQALQVADFSSNPIPRLPAGFVQLRNLTILGLNDMSLTNLPPDFGSLEALQSLELRENLLKSLPESLSQLLKLERLDLGDNEIEELPAHIGKLPALQELWLDHNQLQHLPPEIGELKTLACLDVSENRLEDLPDEIGGLESLTDLHLSQNVIEKLPDGLGELKKLTILKIDQNRLSTLNPNIGRCENLQELILTENFLLELPLSIGKLYNLNNLNVDRNSLQSLPIEIGNLKKLGVLSLRDNKLQYLPVEVGQCTTLHVLDVSGNRLHYLPYSLINLNLKAVWLSENQAQPMLTFQTDVDEETGQEVLTCFLLPQLEFHPDDSGRLGMLVGMRNVQGCEMRELTSSDDEGWQEREASRTHSVKFTDEPPEADKEIPFIRQNTPHPKELKAKAHKLFSKGKSESRSESTDEQDVSQTFGLDKTESEPPVNPVDMPQCVSEQEEYVECNITQDDHKMQALDIETDVGTDIQLNKEANNLPIQSSTEFYTNARTENSVPESKERDDEESENEDVQRHVEFSIVEDATNEDVCDSNKPNKLQRRDTPHHLKNKRIHTAIDKEKVASIIAQALEKKVDETCTSLPSQVESMETFDTHSQDATSDIEPALEIREEQYEIHIERTTGGLGLSIAGGIGSTPFKGDDEGIFISRVTEGGPADLAGLRIGDKVISVNGVSVVNVDHYDAVEVLKACGRVLVLVVIREVTRIIPPYEQGPMRKDSVCSSLSTSRAPSATSYVSSTALSHTLENGDTSVSHEIGKTKKIPEPIMAVKDNEPMVSVLFHTTLIRDQNGLGFSIAGGEGSPPFKDNSDAIFISRITDGGVAQKDGKLLIGDKVISINGVDMRGAKHEQAVALLTGLERFVRLVVEREIPLSQANLTTVVTPSEKSPRVIGAPKPYTGLYNPNSYMANRPGYGGYRRSMDADKALTPSPTSKTPPSPPALSDIVKSDVNEMPKMNGVTDSGNTLKNVSPISPSPTSNQTYPQPAPRHSVSQTTPTNNAGSAAITPHVEPRPASPQEDIQDVVLVKEGSLGFSIIGGTDHSCTPFGAKEPGIFISHVVPGGIAAKSGKLRMGDRILKVNGTDVTKATHQEAVMELLRPGDQIVLTIQHDPLPESYQLVEIEYIPVTELVITKEAGEKLGMHIKGGRRGQKGNPLDHTDEGVFISKINSGGAAKRDGRLKVGMRLLEVNGTSLLGATHQEAVNILRCSGNTITLVVCKGYDKSDVESILTLSDDKGVKGSHETRDPTTDDTKSLSQSVSSLDRDDEEAAILRQEQEMKAELVAWEQEERERALVEQREKSTPEKVMDVVRAAESLVSKSNSPVDMVVPPKSPGGTKDLKTTTIVMSKHTLAPQNPNNSRTNETSGTSKDFSSSKSSTIPDLPKAANFERSTSMQTLPSRTKKKSLPKRSITFADLPPSLKKSSDSINYPSHVKPTLSKIEQSIRPLQETSTSLPQVISSQTPARFQLPPTPLTAPEYWENLDISASFSKRQIARSVDGNFQVEQSPTSSPTPPLTKMSVSDKKKLFESAMEEHLKPSPKPDKIFSFLSQDEVEKMRQEEEKKIATLTRDELKSWAQLDENEGLEDLDTMDDQDNGRPNSRLSSRTSIPLIQNVPSSVRTAKAERRLKERLMQEGLISDEDEEHLLSPAEQRALRAEKRAAWRQARLKSLEQDALQAQMVIRKMSEIMDTANKEEDTRDATDATDPAPDQEKTVEFTTLRPSSADFPKLAVRSKVGPPKEIRESEKVVDEKVTRRTEEYLDEVTGERRVRTVEYVEKLIERQVETLREKIISLELSNAEEDVESITGTGASDAESESEDTTGQSMAVSTVKEKTDSHPTTDTSEIANETCAKTTENITVAATKKKKRKRSKKGRH; encoded by the exons ATGTTCCGCTGCATTCCGATTTTTAAAGGGTGTAACAGGCAGGTGGAATACGTTGACAAGCGTCATTGCTCTCTGCCGTGCGTCCCCGACGATATCCTGCGATACTCGAGGAGCTTGGAGGAGCTTCTGCTAGACGCGAATCATATCCGTGATCTACCAAAA AATTTCTTCCGACTCCAGAGGCTACGAAAACTTGGCCTGAGCGACAATGAGATACATCGTTTGCCACCAGACATccagaattttgaaaatctcgTCGAGTTGGATGTGTCCAGGAATG atATACCGGACATTCCTGAAAATATCAAGAATTTGCAAGCGCTACAGGTGGCAGACTTCAGCAGTAATCCTATTCCAAG ACTTCCAGCAGGATTTGTACAGCTAAGAAATTTAACTATACTTGGACTTAATGACATGTCTCTTACAAACTTGCCACCTGATTTTGGAAG CTTGGAGGCACTACAGTCACTggaattaagagaaaatttgcTCAAATCCTTGCCTGAATCGCTCTCCCAGCTTTTAAAACTCGAACGGTTGGATCTCGGTGACAATGAGATCGAGGAATTG CCTGCGCATATAGGAAAATTACCAGCGCTACAAGAACTATGGCTTGATCACAATCAATTGCAACACTTGCCACCCGAAATTGGTGAATTGAAAACATTGGCGTGTTTAGATGTTTCGGAAAATCGTCTAGAAGATCTTCCTGATGAGATTGGCGGTTTGGAATCATTAACAGACTTACATTTATCACAGAATGTTATTGAAAAGTTACCTGATGGACTCGGCGAATTGAAAAAGTTAACTATTCTTAAAATAGATCAAAATAGACTTTCTACCTTAAATCCAAATATAGGAAG GTGCGAGAATTTGCAAGAGTTAATTCTTACAGAGAATTTTCTTTTAGAGCTACCATTGTCTATAGGCAaactttacaatttaaataatttgaatgtTGATAGAAATAGCCTGCAATCTTTGCCGATAGAAATTG gaaatctGAAAAAGTTGGGTGTGTTATCTTTAAGAGATAACAAATTACAATATCTTCCGGTTGAGGTGGGACAGTGTACTACTCTTCATGTTCTAGATGTATCTGGCAatag GTTACATTATTTACCATATTCTTTAATCAACTTGAATCTGAAAGCGGTATGGTTAAGTGAAAACCAAGCGCAGCCAATGTTAACGTTCCAAACAGATGTTGATGAGGAAACGGGACAAGAAGTACTAACGTGTTTTCTTTTGCCACAATTGGAATTTCATCCTGATG ATTCAGGTAGATTGGGAATGCTAGTTGGTATGAGAAATGTTCAAGGTTGTGAAATGCGTGAGCTGACAAGTAGCGACGATGAAGGTTGGCAAGAGAGAGAAGCATCGAGAACGCATTCTGTGAAATTCACTGACGAGCCACCAGAAGCCGATAAAGAG ATTCCATTTATACGTCAAAACACGCCACATccaaaagaattaaaagctAAAGCGCATAAGTTATTTAGCAAAGGAAAAAGTGAAAGTCGATCGGAATCTACGGATGAACAA GATGTTTCTCAAACATTTGGATTAGATAAAACAGAATCAGAACCACCAGTCAATCCAGTGGACATGCCGCAATGTGTTTCTGAACAGGAAGAATATGTAGAATGCAATATTACACAAGATGATCATAAAATGCAAGCACTTGACATCGAAACTGATGTCGGCACAGATATTCAACTTAATAAGGAAGCAAATAATCTTCCCATTCAATCTTCCACGGAATTTTACACA AATGCAAGAACTGAAAATTCTGTACCAGAatcaaaagaaagagatgATGAAGAATCGGAAAATGAAGATGTGCAAAGACACGTTGAATTTAGTATTGTAGAAGACGCAACGAACGAAGATGTTTGTGATTCAAATAAACCGAATAAACTTCAACGTAGAGACACTCCACATCATCTGAAAAATAAACGCATTCATACCGcaattgataaagaaaaagttgcTTCCATTATTGCGCAg gcacttgaaaaaaaagttgacgaGACTTGTACATCTTTACCATCGCAAGTAGAATCTATGGAAACATTCGACACGCATAGTCAAG ATGCAACATCTGATATTGAACCAGCATTGGAAATACGGGAAGAGCAATATGAAATTCATATAGAAAGAACGACAGGTGGACTAGGTTTATCAATAGCTGGTGGTATTGGGTCGACACCTTTTAAAGGCGATGATGAaggcatttttatttcaagagtTACTGAAG GTGGACCTGCAGACTTGGCTGGTTTGAGGATAGGAGATAAAGTAATATCTGTAAATGGAGTGTCAGTAGTAAATGTAGACCATTATGATGCTGTGGAAGTATTGAAAGCGTGTGGACGTGTACTTGTGTTGGTTGTCATAAGGGAAGTTACAAGGATTATTCCGCCATATGAACAg GGACCAATGAGAAAAGATTCCGTATGCTCTAGCTTAAGTACAAGTAGAGCACCAAGTGCAACATCTTACGTTTCATCTACGGCATTGTCACATACTTTAGAGAATGGCGACACATCTGTGTCTCATGAAATTGGAAAG ACGAAAAAGATTCCTGAGCCTATAATGGCTGTAAAAGACAATGAACCTATGGTATCCGTTCTCTTTCACACGACGTTAATACGAGACCAAAATGGGCTTGGATTTAGTATTGCCGGTGGAGAAGGTTCGCCACCGTTTAAGGATAATAGCGAT gcaatttttatttcgagaatAACAGACGGCGGAGTTGCCCAAAAAGAtggtaaattattaattggagACAAAGTAATATCC ATTAATGGAGTAGATATGAGAGGAGCGAAACACGAACAAGCAGTGGCTTTACTTACAGGCTTAGAAAGATTTGTTCGATTAGTAGTCGAACGGGAAATACCACTTTCTCAAGCTAATCTCACCACCGTTGTAACTCCTTCTGAAAAATCGCCGCGTGTTATAGGCGCACCAAAACCTTACACAGGCCTGTACAATCCTAATAGTTACATGGCAAATAGACCTGGATACGGTGGATATCGTCGCTCCATGGATGCCGACAAAGCGTTGACACCGAGTCCTACTTCAAAAACGCCACCGTCTCCACCGGCATTATCCGATATCGTGAAATCCGATGTCAATGAGATGCCTAAAATGAATGGTGTAACTGATTCAGGAAACACTTTGAAGAATGTTTCACCAATATCTCCCAGCCCGACAAGTAATCAAACGTATCCGCAGCCAGCTCCAAGGCATAGTGTTTCGCAGACGACACCTACAAATAATGCTGGTTCTGCAGCTATCACTCCTCATGTAGAGCCTAGACCAGCATCTCCGCAGGAAGACATACAG GATGTTGTCCTTGTGAAAGAAGGTTCCTTAGGCTTCAGCATCATAGGAGGAACCGATCACTCGTGTACTCCATTCGGTGCAAAGGAACcgggaatttttatatctcac GTTGTTCCTGGTGGCATAGCAGCCAAATCCGGCAAACTGAGAATGGGTGACAGAATATTGAAGGTGAATGGTACAGATGTGACAAAGGCTACGCATCAAGAAGCGGTAATGGAACTTTTAAGACCAGGCGATCAGATCGTGCTTACCATTCAACATGATCCACTTCCAGAAAGTTACCAG CTGGTCGAAATAGAGTACATTCCTGTGACA GAGTTAGTAATAACCAAGGAAGCAGGTGAGAAGCTTGGTATGCACATTAAAGGAGGACGAAGAGGACAGAAAGGCAATCCTTTGGATCATACCGATGAGGGCGTTTTTATATCGAAGATTAATTCAGGTGGTGCAGCTAAAAGGGACGGACGATTGAAg gtTGGAATGAGGTTACTGGAAGTCAATGGCACATCATTATTAGGTGCAACTCATCAAGAAGCAGTCAACATTCTTCGCTGTTCAGGGAATACTATTACGTTGGTTGTGTGTAAAGGATACGATAAAAGTGACGTTGAatcaatattaacattatctGATGATAAAGGAGTTAAAGGGTCTCACGAAACTAGAGATCCAACTACGGATGATACTAAATCTCTGTCACAAAGTGTATCCAGTTTAGACCGAGATGATGAGGAAGCTGCGATTCTTAGACAAGAACAAGAGATGAAAGCGGAACTTGTTGCCTGGGAACAAGAAGAACGAGAACGTGCGCTTGTAGAGCAAAGAGAGAAATCCACGCCTGAAAAA GTAATGGACGTTGTACGTGCGGCAGAATCATTAGTAAGCAAATCAAATAGCCCTGTTGATATGGTTGTACCACCAAAATCACCCGGGGGCACTAAAGATCTCAAAACTACCACGATTGTTATGAGTAAACATACACTAGCACCTCAAAATCCTAATAAC TCAAGAACAAATGAGACATCTGGAACATCAAAGGATTTTTCTTCGTCCAAGTCATCTACGATCCCTGATCTTCCTAAGGCAGCAAATTTTGAACGTTCTACTTCTATGCAAACTTTACCTTCtcgaacgaaaaaaaaatctttgccAAAACGCAGTATTACGTTTGCCGATCTGCCACcgtctttaaaaaaaagttctgATTCCATCAATTATCCGTCCCATGTTAAGCCTACATTATCTAAAATTGAACAATCGATTCGGCCATTGCAGGAAACATCTACTTCCCTACCACAAGTTATTTCCTCTCAAACACCTGCACGTTTCCAACTTCCCCCAACACCTCTAACTGCTCCCGAATACTGGGAAAACCTTGACATCTCGGCTTCTTTTAGCAAGCGACAGATAGCACGTTCTGTTGATGGAAATTTTCAGGTTGAG CAATCTCCAACCTCATCTCCAACACCACCATTGACGAAAATGTCAGTCAGCGATAAAAAGAAGTTATTTGAAAGTGCCATGGAAGAACATTTGAAACCCTCGCCTAAACCAG ataaaatattcagttTTTTAAGTCAGGACGAAGTAGAAAAAATGCGACAAGAAGAAG aaaagaaaattgcaaCTTTAACGCGAGACGAACTCAAATCATGGGCACAACTTGATGAAAACGAAGGTCTCGAAGATTTAGATACAATGGATGATCAGGATAATGGACGACCTAA TAGCCGACTGAGCTCGCGAACTTCGATCCCTCTTATCCAGAATGTTCCCAGCAGCGTGCGGACAGCAAAGGCAGAACGTCGTTTGAAAGAACGTTTAATGCAAGag GGTCTTATTTCGGACGAAGATGAGGAACACCTTTTAAGCCCTGCGGAACAACGAGCACTTAGAGCGGAAAAACGTGCTGCTTGGCGACAAGCGCGTCTTAAATCTCTTGAACAG gATGCGCTTCAGGCACAGATGGTAATCAGAAAGATGAGTGAAATAATGGACACTGCTAATAAGGAAGAAGATACGCGTGATGCGACTGATGCGACCGATCCTGCTCCTGATCAAGAGAAAACAGTCGAG TTTACTACGTTACGGCCGTCTAGCGCAGATTTTCCTAAGCTCGCTGTGCGCAGTAAAGTGGGTCCTCCTAAAGAGATACGCGAATCCGAGAAAGTAGTGGACGAGAAGGTCACTCGGCGTACCGAGGAATATCTTGACGAGGTGACGGGCGAACGTCGTGTACGAACCGTCGAATACGTCGAGAAGCTCATTGAGCGGCAG GTGGAAACCTTGAGGGAGAAGATTATATCAT